In Clavibacter californiensis, the sequence GTGTCAGCGCCGGAGCGCGAGCGGGAGGATCACTCCCACTCGATGGTGCCCGGCGGCTTGGACGTGACGTCGAGCACGACGCGGTTCACGCCGTCGACCTCGTTCGTGATGCGGTTCGAGATGCGCGCCAGCACGTCGTACGGCAGGCGGGTCCAGTCAGCGGTCATCGCGTCCTCGCTGGAGACGGGGCGCAGCACGATGGGGTGGCCGTAGGTGCGGCCGTCGCCCTGCACGCCGACCGAGCGCACATCCGCGAGCAGCACGACGGGGCACTGCCAGATCTCACTGTCGAGGCCCGCGGCGGTGAGCTCGGCGCGCGCGATGGCGTCCGCCTTGCGGAGCAGCTCGAGGCGCTCGGCCGTGACCTCGCCGACGATGCGGATGCCGAGGCCGGGCCCGGGGAACGGCTGGCGACCCACGATGACCTCGGGGAGGCCGAGCTCGCGGCCGATGGCGCGCACCTCGTCCTTGAACAGGGTGCGGAGCGGCTCGACGAGCTCGAACTTGAGGTCCTCGGGGAGGCCGCCGACGTTGTGGTGGCTCTTGATGTTCGCGGTGCCCGTGCCGCCGCCCGACTCCACCACGTCCGGGTAGAGCGTGCCCTGCACGAGGAACCGGATGGGCTCGCCGTCGGCCTTCGCCTCGAGCACGAGCGCCTCCGCGGCGCCCTCGAACGACCGGATGAACTCGCGGCCGATGATCTTGCGCTTGGCCTCAGGGTCCGTGACGCCCGCGAGTCCGTCGAGGAACTGGTCGGCCGCGTCGACCGTGACGAGGCGGACGCCCGTGGCGGCCACGTAGTCCTCCTCGACCTGGCGGCGCTCGTCCTGGCGGAGGAGGCCGTGGTCGACGAAGACGCAGGTGAGCTGGTCGCCGACCGCGCGGTGCACGATCGCCGCGGCGACCGCGGAGTCGACGCCGCCGGAGAGGCCGCAGATGACGCGGGCGTCGCCGACCTGGGCGCGGATCCGCTCGACCTGCTCGGCGATGACGTTGCCGCTGTTCCAGTCGCCGGGGATGCCGGCGGCGCGGTGCAGGAAGTTCTCGAGCACGGCCTGGCCGTGCGCGGAGTGCTTGACCTCGGGGTGCCACTGCACGCCGTAGAGGCGGCGCTCGTCGCTCGCGAAGGCGGCGACGGGCGTGGACGCGCTCGAGGCGAGGACCTCGAAGCCCTCGGGCGCCTTCGACACGGAGTCGCCGTGGCTCATCCACACGGTCTGGTCGTCGGGCTGGCCGTCGAGCAGGGTGCTGCCGGGCGTGAGCGTGACCGCGGTGGATCCGTACTCGCGCGCTCCCGTGTGCGCGACCTCGCCGCCGAGCGCGCGGGCCATGACCTGGAAGCCGTAGCAGATGCCGAGGACGGGGACGCCGAGCTCGAGGATCCCCTCGTCGAGGCCGGGCGAGCCCTCCTCGTAGACGCTGGACGGGCCGCCGCTGAGGACGATGCCGGACGGGTCCTTCGCGCGGATCTCCTCGGCCGTGATCGTGGACGGCACGATCTCCGAGTAGACGTTGGCCTCGCGGACGCGGCGGGCGATCAGCTGCGCGTACTGGGCGCCGAAGTCGACGACGAGGACGGGGCGCTGGTTCGTGGGGTTGTCGACGCTCAAGGGGTGGCCTCCGTGGTGGTGGTCGGGTCGATGGGTCGGGGGTCCGCGTCGTCGCGGTCGTCGCGGTCGTCGCGGTCGTCGCGGTCGTCGCGGTCGTCGCGGTCGTCGCGGTCGTCGGCGGACGTGCTCGCACGGCGGGGAGCCTCGAGCTTCGCGATGACCTCCCGCACCCGGCGGGCGATGCGCGCCTCGACGATGAAGGAGAGGAACGGCACGACGCCGCCCGCGGCGATGAGGATGAAGCGCGTGAACGACCAGCGCATCTTCTGCCAGAGCAGGAAGTCGCTGATGAGGTAGACCACGTAGATGTTGCCGTGGACGATCTGGATCAGGAGGCTGAGGTTGGTGCCCGTGAGCGTGTCCGCCGGGGACAGCGCGAGGAAGCCGGAGGGGCCGTTCAGCTCGAGCTCGTAGCCGGCGCCGGCCAGGTACTGCAGGGATCCGTCGACGAACTGGAAGCCGGGCAGGTACTTGATGCCCATCTCCACGACGAGGAGGAGGAGGAACGCGCCGGTGATGAACGCCATGACGCGGTAAAAGCCGAGCACCCTACGGATCTGCGGGACGTCGGAGCGCTTGAGTCCGTAGGCCATGCGTGGATCCTACCGGTCGGCGTCTGCGCGGCTCCCGCGCCCGGGAGCTCCGACGGGGTCGTCGCGGTCGCCCTCGGGGAGCGGATCCTCGTCGTCGTCCTCGTCCTCGTCCTCGCGGTAGCCCGGCTGCTCACGGGTCCAGGTGTCGCGGACGGTGCGGTACCAGATGACGATCGCGAAGATCGCGAACACCGCCCACTCCGCCGCGTAGAAGATGTTCAGCCAGTTGAGCTGCACGGCCTCGCTCGGCGGCGGCGAGTCGATCGTCGCGAGGCCTACGACCGGGGTCGACGCGACGATGAAGCCGTTGTAGACGTCGCCCACATCGCCCGGCCAGAGGTTGACGAGCGCGGCCGTGCTCAGCCGCGTCATGCGCTGGGGATCCTGGCCTTCACCCGCGGGCTCGGGCTGCTCGCTCGGGAGGAAGCGGCCGACGATCTCCTGGACCCCAGTCGGGGATCCGTCGCCCGCGTTCAGCTGCGCCGCGACGGCCGCCGCCTCCTGGTCGGTCGCGGCCCACCCGAGCGCGACCGGGACGCTGGCGGGCAGCGCGTCGGGTGCGGGATCCGCGGGGGCGCCGTCGTCCGTGATGGACAGGTGGCCGACGACCCAGGCGCCGGTGCGGCCGGCGTTGAGGCGGTCGGAGACGACGACGAAGTCGCCGGGGACGAGCGAGCCCGCGACGGTGACCATGTGCCCGGCGGA encodes:
- the guaA gene encoding glutamine-hydrolyzing GMP synthase, producing the protein MSVDNPTNQRPVLVVDFGAQYAQLIARRVREANVYSEIVPSTITAEEIRAKDPSGIVLSGGPSSVYEEGSPGLDEGILELGVPVLGICYGFQVMARALGGEVAHTGAREYGSTAVTLTPGSTLLDGQPDDQTVWMSHGDSVSKAPEGFEVLASSASTPVAAFASDERRLYGVQWHPEVKHSAHGQAVLENFLHRAAGIPGDWNSGNVIAEQVERIRAQVGDARVICGLSGGVDSAVAAAIVHRAVGDQLTCVFVDHGLLRQDERRQVEEDYVAATGVRLVTVDAADQFLDGLAGVTDPEAKRKIIGREFIRSFEGAAEALVLEAKADGEPIRFLVQGTLYPDVVESGGGTGTANIKSHHNVGGLPEDLKFELVEPLRTLFKDEVRAIGRELGLPEVIVGRQPFPGPGLGIRIVGEVTAERLELLRKADAIARAELTAAGLDSEIWQCPVVLLADVRSVGVQGDGRTYGHPIVLRPVSSEDAMTADWTRLPYDVLARISNRITNEVDGVNRVVLDVTSKPPGTIEWE
- a CDS encoding DUF3817 domain-containing protein is translated as MAYGLKRSDVPQIRRVLGFYRVMAFITGAFLLLLVVEMGIKYLPGFQFVDGSLQYLAGAGYELELNGPSGFLALSPADTLTGTNLSLLIQIVHGNIYVVYLISDFLLWQKMRWSFTRFILIAAGGVVPFLSFIVEARIARRVREVIAKLEAPRRASTSADDRDDRDDRDDRDDRDDRDDRDDADPRPIDPTTTTEATP
- a CDS encoding SURF1 family cytochrome oxidase biogenesis protein — its product is MTHASDPRSDAAARPDSEPAVSGQGGSGAPGAPGPTIGQVARRPRSLALLALALVIAAGFAALGQWQLARAVESGVVIERDTETALPLGTLVEPQGYVTDTSAGHMVTVAGSLVPGDFVVVSDRLNAGRTGAWVVGHLSITDDGAPADPAPDALPASVPVALGWAATDQEAAAVAAQLNAGDGSPTGVQEIVGRFLPSEQPEPAGEGQDPQRMTRLSTAALVNLWPGDVGDVYNGFIVASTPVVGLATIDSPPPSEAVQLNWLNIFYAAEWAVFAIFAIVIWYRTVRDTWTREQPGYREDEDEDDDEDPLPEGDRDDPVGAPGRGSRADADR